A window from Hemicordylus capensis ecotype Gifberg chromosome 2, rHemCap1.1.pri, whole genome shotgun sequence encodes these proteins:
- the KCNJ2 gene encoding inward rectifier potassium channel 2, with protein MGSVRTNRYSIVSSEEDGMKLATMAVANGFGNGKSKVHTRQQCRSRFVKKDGHCNVQFINVGEKGQRYLADIFTTCVDIRWRWMLLIFCLAFILSWLFFGCVFWLIALLHGDLEKTEKLCVSEVRSFTAAFLFSIETQTTIGYGFRCVTDECPIAVFMVVFQSIVGCIIDAFIIGAVMAKMAKPKKRNETLIFSHNAVIAMRDGKLSLMWRVGNLRKSHLVEAHVRAQLLKSRITTEGEYIPLDQIDINVGFDSGIDRIFLVSPITIVHEIDEESPLYDLSKQDMDNADFEIVVILEGMVEATAMTTQCRSSYLANEILWGHRYEPVLFEEKNYYKVDYSRFHKTYEVPNTPLCSARDLAEKKYILSNTNSFCYENEVALTGKEEEDSDNGVPESTSTDTHPDMDHHSQAGVPLEPRPLRRESEI; from the coding sequence ATGGGCAGCGTGCGAACCAACCGCTACAGCATAGTGTCTTCGGAGGAGGACGGCATGAAGCTGGCAACCATGGCAGTTGCCAATGGCTTTGGGAATGGGAAGAGCAAGGTACACACCAGGCAGCAGTGCAGGAGCCGGTTTGTCAAGAAAGATGGCCATTGCAACGTCCAGTTCATTAATGTAGGCGAAAAAGGACAGCGTTACCTAGCGGACATCTTCACCACCTGTGTGGACATCCGCTGGAGGTGGATGTTGCTTATCTTCTGCCTGGCTTTCATCCTCTCATGGctattttttggttgtgtgttttgGTTGATTGCCTTATTGCACGGGGACCTAGAGAAAACAGAGAAACTGTGTGTATCCGAAGTGCGTAGCTTCACTGCAGCCTTCCTTTTCTCCATTGAAACACAGACAACGATTGGCTATGGCTTTAGGTGTGTCACAGATGAATGCCCTATTGCAGTCTTCATGGTGGTTTTCCAGTCAATAGTTGGCTGCATCATTGATGCCTTCATCATTGGTGCTGTCATGGCAAAGATGGCTAAacctaaaaaaagaaatgaaactcTGATCTTCAGCCACAATGCTGTAATAGCCATGAGAGATGGGAAGCTGTCCTTAATGTGGCGGGTTGGGAATCTGCGCAAAAGCCACCTTGTGGAAGCACATGTGAGAGCCCAGCTCCTCAAATCTCGGATCACCACGGAAGGCGAATACATCCCTCTAGATCAAATAGACATCAATGTTGGGTTTGACAGTGGCATAGATCGCATTTTTTTGGTCTCGCCTATTACAATTGTCCACGAAATAGATGAAGAGAGTCCTCTGTATGATTTAAGTAAGCAGGATATGGACAATGCAGACTTTGAAATTGTAGTAATATTAGAAGGCATGGTGGAAGCCACCGCTATGACCACACAGTGCCGTAGCTCATATCTGGCAAATGAAATTCTATGGGGTCACCGTTACGAGCCTGTACTATTTGAAGAGAAAAACTATTACAAAGTGGACTATTCTAGGTTCCACAAAACGTATGAAGTGCCGAACACACCCCTTTGCAGTGCCAGAGACTTAGCAGAAAAGAAATACATCCTCTCTAATACAAATTCATTTTGCTATGAGAATGAAGTGGCCCTCACTGGCAAAGAGGAAGAAGACAGTGACAATGGGGTGCCTGAGAGCACAAGTACAGATACCCACCCAGACATGGACCATCACAGCCAAGCAGGTGTGCCCCTAGAGCCCAGGCCTTTAAGGCGAGAATCTGAAATATGA